Proteins encoded within one genomic window of Terriglobus sp. TAA 43:
- a CDS encoding D-glycerate dehydrogenase translates to MTRTKAFLTRPLPATVEAAIATHFDVVRGEGDRILSAVEVTEGARGCRAVFVSAMQPMGREVIAALQPELKAIGTVSVGYNHVDLEACREYGVSVFYSPGVLSDACADLAVMLVLNAARRGHEAEALVRSGKWPGYSNVQLLGIGLTGRRAGILGMGRIGQAIAARLRGFGTEIHYHNRRQLSAEEELGATYHATAEELLRVSDFLVLCAPGTPELHRFLNRERIALLPENAVVVNVSRGDTVDDDALIEALKSGRVFAAGLDVYANEPALDPRYIELENVFLTPHIASATTDTRHAMGMLVLNGILAHDAGEAPENQLC, encoded by the coding sequence ATGACACGCACGAAAGCCTTCCTGACCCGACCTTTGCCTGCAACCGTTGAAGCTGCCATTGCGACACACTTCGATGTGGTTCGCGGGGAAGGGGATCGGATTCTTTCAGCGGTGGAAGTGACGGAGGGGGCGCGGGGTTGCCGGGCGGTGTTCGTGTCGGCCATGCAGCCAATGGGGCGTGAGGTGATCGCGGCGTTGCAGCCGGAGCTGAAGGCTATCGGTACGGTATCCGTTGGGTATAACCATGTGGACCTGGAGGCTTGCCGCGAGTATGGCGTGAGCGTGTTCTACTCGCCCGGTGTGCTGTCCGATGCGTGCGCCGATTTGGCTGTGATGCTGGTGCTGAACGCCGCGCGTCGTGGACATGAGGCTGAGGCGCTGGTGCGCAGTGGTAAGTGGCCGGGTTATAGCAATGTGCAGTTGCTTGGTATTGGGTTGACGGGGCGTCGTGCGGGCATTCTTGGTATGGGTCGCATTGGACAGGCGATTGCAGCACGTCTACGTGGCTTTGGCACGGAGATTCACTACCACAATCGCCGTCAGCTCTCTGCCGAGGAAGAGCTTGGTGCGACGTACCATGCGACGGCGGAGGAACTGTTGCGTGTGAGTGACTTCCTTGTGTTGTGCGCGCCGGGAACGCCGGAACTGCATCGCTTCCTGAACCGCGAGCGGATCGCTCTGCTGCCCGAGAATGCTGTGGTGGTGAATGTGTCGCGCGGCGACACGGTGGATGATGATGCGTTGATTGAGGCGTTGAAGTCTGGTCGTGTGTTTGCTGCAGGTCTGGATGTGTATGCGAATGAGCCTGCGCTCGATCCGCGATATATCGAACTGGAGAACGTCTTCCTGACGCCACATATTGCGAGCGCTACGACGGATACTCGTCATGCGATGGGAATGCTGGTTCTGAACGGCATCCTTGCGCATGATGCTGGGGAAGCGCCTGAAAATCAGCTTTGCTAG
- a CDS encoding LLM class flavin-dependent oxidoreductase has product MSRQLQVSVLDLVGMRPGESTGDAIARSVETAQHVERLGYKRFWLAEHHSIRGLACSATAVLIGHVADKTSTIRVGSGGIMLPNHAPLVVAEQFGTLASMYPNRIDLGLGRAPGSDMPTMRALRRTSSGDDFPELVAELRQYLGDPKPGQIVHAVPGEGTHVPITLLGSSGYSAQLAGHLGLPFAFAAHFAPQYVEPAMGLYRRHFTPSDVLDKPYAMVGLPVIAADTEAHAKRLLTTPQQRFLSLVRNQPIEVRPPVDSMEGLWTSAEADAVAARLALAVVGDRDSVKQRLQRTVDWLGVDEIFAVTDTYEQADRLRSYEILADVAKEITLPS; this is encoded by the coding sequence ATGAGCAGGCAATTACAGGTTTCTGTACTCGATCTGGTTGGTATGCGTCCCGGCGAATCCACTGGCGACGCCATCGCCCGCAGCGTGGAGACAGCGCAGCACGTAGAGCGCCTTGGCTACAAGCGCTTCTGGTTGGCGGAACACCACAGCATCCGCGGACTCGCCTGTTCGGCCACCGCCGTTCTCATCGGTCACGTGGCAGATAAGACATCCACCATCCGGGTCGGCAGCGGAGGCATCATGCTACCGAACCACGCGCCATTGGTAGTCGCGGAGCAGTTCGGCACACTGGCATCGATGTATCCCAACCGCATCGACCTCGGCCTCGGCCGCGCACCGGGTTCTGACATGCCCACCATGCGAGCCCTTCGCCGCACCAGCAGCGGCGACGACTTCCCCGAACTGGTAGCGGAACTGCGCCAGTATCTCGGCGACCCCAAACCCGGCCAGATCGTCCACGCAGTCCCCGGCGAAGGCACGCACGTACCCATCACCCTGCTAGGCAGCAGTGGCTACTCCGCCCAGTTAGCAGGACATCTCGGTCTGCCCTTCGCCTTCGCCGCCCACTTCGCACCACAGTACGTGGAACCAGCGATGGGGCTCTACCGCCGCCACTTTACACCGTCGGATGTGCTGGACAAGCCATACGCCATGGTCGGCCTGCCAGTCATCGCCGCCGACACCGAAGCACACGCCAAGCGGCTACTCACTACGCCGCAGCAGCGCTTCCTGTCTCTGGTACGCAACCAGCCCATAGAGGTACGCCCCCCGGTGGACTCCATGGAAGGCCTATGGACCTCCGCCGAAGCTGACGCTGTCGCAGCGCGACTTGCACTCGCTGTTGTGGGCGATCGCGATTCCGTAAAACAACGGCTGCAGCGCACTGTCGATTGGCTTGGCGTGGATGAGATCTTCGCTGTAACCGACACCTACGAACAAGCCGATCGTCTTCGCTCCTACGAGATACTCGCGGATGTAGCGAAGGAAATCACGCTGCCTTCCTAG
- the ispG gene encoding flavodoxin-dependent (E)-4-hydroxy-3-methylbut-2-enyl-diphosphate synthase has product MPEITRRKAVTVKIGNVRVGSDAPVVVQSMTNTDTADIESSIQQIAALARAGSEMVRVTVNNDDAAKALPYIVEGIRKKGWETPIIGDFHYNGHLLLAKYPDCAEALAKYRINPGNCSIGRKDDDNFRTMIEVAVKHQKPVRIGVNWGSLDQALLTKMMDENNHLANPLPAREVMLETMVRSALDNAAAAERYGLRRDQIILSAKVSGVRDLIDVYNELASRTDHALHLGLTEAGMGMKGTVASTAGLAPLLLKGIGDTIRVSLTPTPGGDRSEEVRCAQQILQALSIRSFAPQVTSCPGCGRTTSTYFQMLAEQVQNYITSSMPEWKVQYPGVEEMKLAVMGCIVNGPGESKHANIGISLPGTFEEPKAPVYIDGKLAMTLKGDHIVDEFKVILDDYVKSHYGKAQIEELVSA; this is encoded by the coding sequence ATGCCCGAGATCACCCGCCGGAAGGCCGTCACGGTTAAGATTGGCAACGTTCGCGTCGGCTCTGACGCCCCGGTTGTCGTGCAGTCGATGACCAACACCGACACCGCCGACATTGAAAGCTCTATTCAGCAGATTGCCGCTCTCGCACGCGCCGGCAGCGAGATGGTGCGCGTTACCGTCAATAACGATGACGCTGCGAAGGCACTGCCGTACATCGTGGAAGGCATCCGCAAGAAGGGATGGGAGACACCCATCATCGGCGACTTCCATTACAACGGTCATCTGCTGCTTGCCAAGTATCCTGACTGCGCCGAAGCGTTGGCGAAGTACCGCATCAATCCCGGCAACTGCTCCATCGGCCGTAAGGACGACGACAACTTCCGCACGATGATCGAAGTTGCCGTAAAGCATCAGAAGCCTGTGCGCATCGGTGTCAACTGGGGGTCACTGGACCAGGCATTGCTGACAAAGATGATGGACGAGAACAACCATTTGGCTAATCCACTGCCCGCACGCGAGGTCATGTTGGAGACGATGGTGCGTTCTGCGTTAGACAACGCAGCCGCAGCTGAACGTTACGGACTGCGCCGCGACCAGATCATCCTCTCGGCTAAGGTCAGCGGTGTTCGTGACCTCATTGATGTTTACAACGAACTCGCCTCGCGCACCGACCATGCGCTGCACCTCGGCCTCACGGAAGCTGGCATGGGCATGAAGGGTACGGTGGCCTCCACGGCTGGACTTGCTCCGCTGCTGTTGAAGGGCATTGGCGACACGATCCGTGTATCGCTCACACCGACGCCTGGTGGTGACCGTAGCGAGGAAGTGCGTTGCGCGCAGCAGATACTGCAGGCTCTCTCTATCCGCAGCTTCGCACCACAGGTTACGAGCTGCCCTGGTTGCGGACGCACCACGTCGACCTACTTCCAGATGCTGGCAGAGCAGGTACAGAACTACATCACCTCATCGATGCCGGAGTGGAAGGTTCAGTATCCCGGTGTGGAGGAGATGAAGTTGGCCGTGATGGGCTGCATCGTAAACGGACCGGGCGAGTCGAAGCACGCTAACATCGGCATCTCGTTGCCGGGTACGTTTGAGGAGCCCAAGGCGCCTGTGTACATCGACGGTAAGTTGGCTATGACTCTCAAGGGCGATCACATCGTGGATGAGTTCAAGGTCATCCTGGACGACTACGTGAAGAGCCACTACGGTAAGGCGCAGATCGAGGAACTGGTCTCCGCTTAG
- a CDS encoding sorbosone dehydrogenase family protein, with the protein MNRSVTVVLLLLSIIQAKSQMVSHRLQANGKAITLNLPAGYDVRVALDGLKRVRFLEKSPDGRIFATDMFNRTDNKRGQVLILDGWSPSENRFARAIPYLQNLRNPNSIAFFTDAGGQTWLYVALTDRLVRYKYKAGDMKPVAEPEVLAHYPDYGLDYKYGGWHLTRTVVFGTIAGKPHMFVSVGSSCNACAEKEAVRATISVMEPDGSHSKIVVKNVRNAVGLLWDETSSSLLATNMGDDQLGDKAPEDTLLRFSAAEIVAAYTSGKPIDVGWPACYVEGGKIHPDPELGKTPGVCDGVKVPLTGFVAHSSPLGIEKIAGGQYLIALHGAGHPRIGTGYRVVSVAETDWKPKDFVTGFLETSAGRPRVVGRPCGVLRLDNGRYLITDDLLGAIYVVFRSQGH; encoded by the coding sequence ATGAATCGGAGCGTAACGGTTGTCCTTCTCCTGTTGTCGATCATTCAAGCAAAAAGCCAGATGGTTTCACACCGATTGCAAGCCAACGGCAAGGCAATAACCCTAAATCTGCCTGCCGGGTACGATGTGCGAGTTGCATTGGACGGATTGAAGAGGGTTCGCTTTCTTGAGAAGTCGCCTGATGGTCGCATCTTCGCAACAGATATGTTCAACCGCACCGACAACAAGCGTGGACAGGTGCTGATCCTCGATGGATGGAGCCCTTCTGAGAATCGCTTTGCTCGCGCAATCCCCTACCTGCAAAATTTGAGGAATCCCAATAGCATTGCCTTTTTCACGGACGCTGGAGGGCAAACGTGGCTCTATGTGGCGTTGACGGACAGGTTGGTGCGCTACAAGTACAAAGCTGGCGATATGAAGCCGGTGGCCGAGCCGGAGGTGCTGGCGCACTATCCGGACTATGGGCTGGACTATAAATACGGCGGCTGGCATCTCACTCGTACCGTTGTGTTTGGCACCATTGCGGGCAAGCCCCACATGTTTGTATCCGTCGGTTCGTCCTGCAACGCATGCGCGGAAAAAGAGGCTGTGCGAGCCACCATCAGCGTGATGGAGCCAGACGGCAGCCATAGCAAGATCGTGGTGAAGAATGTGCGAAACGCCGTGGGGCTCCTTTGGGATGAGACTTCCTCCAGCCTGCTGGCCACCAACATGGGAGATGACCAATTAGGCGATAAGGCTCCTGAAGACACACTGTTGCGCTTCTCAGCAGCGGAGATCGTTGCAGCGTATACGTCAGGCAAACCAATCGATGTGGGATGGCCCGCTTGCTACGTCGAGGGCGGCAAGATTCATCCAGATCCGGAGTTAGGCAAGACGCCGGGAGTTTGCGACGGAGTGAAAGTTCCTCTCACCGGCTTTGTCGCCCACAGTTCACCACTTGGCATCGAGAAGATTGCGGGCGGTCAGTATCTCATCGCACTGCACGGCGCTGGTCATCCGCGAATTGGCACAGGCTACCGCGTAGTTTCTGTCGCAGAAACCGATTGGAAACCAAAGGATTTTGTGACAGGCTTCCTGGAAACCAGCGCAGGACGACCGCGAGTCGTGGGGCGACCATGCGGGGTGTTGCGACTTGATAACGGCCGTTACCTGATAACGGATGATCTACTGGGCGCAATTTACGTCGTCTTCCGTTCCCAGGGTCACTAA
- a CDS encoding site-specific integrase has translation MTQTQLNNVPYALRRERFQNGSLKIEQRKKGPNVWVFRWREDFGNGQTVRRKKIVGTTDQLRNKSAAEKAILAFKVDLNATNGALPTVMTLAEVVEHFKLVELHAGNRTARTRETYVSYLDRYILPKWGESRLSDVKTVQVERWLGSLEGAPATKSKIRAVMSMVFRHAMRYEFTNVNPIALVRQSSKRVSEPEILEVSEVRDLLQELKGQPEPGYTLVFTAVVTGLRRGELFGLRWSDIDFVKRRINVTRSLVNGVIGEPKTSYSRRPIPLSDELADVLLAWKSVTAYTADGDWVFASPHSFGQQPYWPDSMLYKRIRPAARAAGITKELGWHSFRRTTASLLLSSGASIRTTQEILRHASPTMTLGTYAQSVPAERLAAQQGIATLL, from the coding sequence ATGACTCAAACTCAACTGAACAATGTTCCATACGCGCTCAGGCGTGAACGCTTTCAAAACGGTTCATTGAAAATAGAGCAACGGAAGAAAGGCCCGAATGTCTGGGTCTTTCGCTGGCGTGAAGACTTCGGGAATGGTCAGACTGTAAGGCGCAAGAAGATCGTTGGCACTACCGACCAGCTTCGGAACAAGAGCGCCGCAGAGAAAGCAATTCTCGCTTTCAAGGTCGATCTCAACGCGACGAACGGGGCATTGCCAACCGTGATGACACTTGCCGAAGTGGTTGAACACTTCAAGCTAGTTGAGCTTCACGCTGGCAATCGAACCGCCCGGACACGCGAGACTTACGTGTCGTACTTGGACCGGTACATCCTACCGAAATGGGGTGAGTCTCGCCTCTCTGATGTAAAGACAGTGCAGGTCGAACGATGGCTCGGAAGTCTTGAAGGGGCACCGGCGACGAAATCCAAGATTCGGGCAGTCATGAGCATGGTGTTTCGACATGCCATGCGGTATGAGTTCACGAACGTCAACCCGATTGCGTTGGTACGGCAATCGAGCAAGAGAGTGAGCGAGCCGGAGATTCTGGAGGTGTCGGAAGTACGCGACCTTCTCCAGGAGCTGAAGGGGCAGCCGGAACCCGGTTACACACTGGTATTCACAGCGGTAGTCACCGGTCTAAGGCGTGGTGAACTGTTTGGGCTGAGGTGGAGTGATATTGATTTCGTTAAACGGCGGATCAATGTCACGCGCTCACTAGTGAATGGTGTCATTGGAGAGCCGAAGACCTCGTACTCCCGTCGCCCAATACCGCTGTCGGACGAACTCGCAGACGTTCTGTTGGCTTGGAAGTCTGTAACCGCCTACACAGCGGACGGCGACTGGGTGTTTGCAAGCCCTCATTCGTTTGGTCAGCAACCCTATTGGCCGGACTCGATGCTTTATAAACGCATTAGACCGGCAGCCAGGGCGGCTGGCATAACGAAGGAACTGGGCTGGCACTCTTTCCGTCGAACGACCGCCTCATTGCTGTTATCTTCTGGGGCAAGCATTCGTACCACCCAAGAGATTCTGCGGCACGCTTCGCCGACGATGACCTTAGGGACGTATGCCCAATCCGTTCCAGCAGAACGCTTGGCAGCTCAGCAGGGAATAGCCACCTTGCTGTAG
- a CDS encoding helix-turn-helix domain-containing protein has protein sequence MDNQAIEKPLTAEQLAAVLQLNPETIRRWARESKIPCVRLSPRKIVFLPSKIRAWLEARNGYTDDAGRVASTETEKAA, from the coding sequence TTGGACAATCAAGCAATCGAAAAGCCGCTGACTGCCGAGCAACTAGCAGCGGTCCTCCAACTCAATCCCGAAACAATCCGAAGGTGGGCACGGGAAAGCAAGATTCCGTGCGTTCGGCTCAGTCCCCGGAAGATCGTCTTCCTTCCATCAAAGATTCGCGCATGGCTGGAAGCGCGAAATGGATACACTGATGACGCAGGTCGTGTTGCCTCAACCGAAACGGAGAAGGCTGCATGA
- a CDS encoding AAA family ATPase, producing MNHEAVPSTPFSLTMQSAFSTFTNGQPKPIPYLIDGLLPSGAFSVLAGKPKRGKSSLSRYEAVCVLKGKPFLGRETKQGEVMLISLEDPLAHVDNCLGALGYDTRTDAHIHIVTKLSPHIDESIAAIDDAVTKNPAIKLVIVDTLAKLLRSDDLNDYSKVMHGVEKVSALARKHPHLHIQGLAHAKKLKTDDPFDSLLGSTALRGEPDTTVALYDDRGQRIIASETRIGRSIPPTILDTMIVESAGANVVADYSLGTPFEAWQKTQGDKAQRQREVTHAERIVSFLQQRWDQSARQADVLAEVKGKTELKLEAIAGLITQGVITTTGTKKSKTDPLVLHLNESVLQTNDFLNKYSPTDGGLDDAA from the coding sequence ATGAATCATGAAGCCGTACCCAGTACACCTTTCAGTCTCACCATGCAATCTGCCTTCAGCACCTTCACTAACGGCCAACCTAAACCCATCCCGTACCTCATTGACGGATTGCTTCCGTCCGGGGCATTCAGCGTTCTTGCCGGTAAACCAAAACGCGGTAAAAGTTCTTTGTCTCGTTACGAAGCGGTATGTGTCCTGAAGGGAAAACCCTTTCTCGGACGTGAAACGAAACAAGGCGAAGTTATGCTCATCTCTCTGGAAGACCCTCTTGCACACGTTGACAACTGTCTTGGTGCCTTGGGTTATGACACCAGAACCGATGCTCACATTCACATCGTCACCAAGTTGTCGCCTCACATAGATGAGTCCATCGCTGCTATCGACGATGCCGTCACGAAGAACCCCGCGATCAAATTGGTGATAGTTGACACGTTGGCGAAGTTGCTCAGGTCCGATGACCTCAACGACTACAGCAAAGTGATGCATGGCGTCGAGAAAGTCAGTGCTCTCGCTCGCAAGCATCCTCACCTTCACATTCAAGGTCTCGCTCACGCGAAGAAGCTCAAGACTGATGACCCATTCGATTCATTGTTAGGAAGCACTGCACTGCGTGGTGAGCCTGATACTACCGTTGCCCTGTATGACGACCGAGGTCAGCGCATCATTGCTTCTGAGACTCGGATTGGACGTTCCATTCCACCGACGATCTTGGACACCATGATTGTTGAGAGCGCCGGAGCGAACGTCGTTGCCGACTACAGCCTGGGAACGCCGTTTGAAGCATGGCAAAAGACCCAGGGTGATAAGGCCCAGCGCCAACGTGAAGTGACTCACGCAGAGCGCATAGTTTCCTTCCTGCAACAACGCTGGGACCAGAGTGCCCGTCAAGCGGACGTGCTCGCGGAAGTCAAAGGTAAGACTGAACTGAAGTTGGAAGCAATCGCGGGCCTTATCACGCAGGGCGTTATCACCACGACCGGAACGAAAAAGTCCAAGACTGACCCACTCGTGCTTCATCTCAACGAGTCCGTTCTTCAAACGAACGACTTCCTCAATAAGTATTCCCCGACAGATGGAGGTCTTGATGACGCTGCTTGA
- a CDS encoding recombinase family protein yields the protein MASGKFVSYLRVSTVKQGDSGLGLEAQRSAVTSYLNGGKWSLLKESLEVESGKRNDRPALAEALKLCKRHKATLIIAKLDRLARNVAFIANLMESGVEFIAVDMPQATKFTIHIMAAVAEQEAEAISKRTKAALQAAKERGTRLGGRRVSVAKFAKIAVEGRKIAAAVRSRNAASYRDEILPIIGEIQTSGITTLSGIASALNERGETTRRGGQWSAVQVMRVLNPATA from the coding sequence ATGGCATCAGGCAAGTTTGTCTCCTATCTGAGAGTCAGCACAGTGAAGCAAGGCGATAGTGGTTTGGGCCTGGAGGCGCAACGCAGCGCCGTGACGAGCTATCTCAATGGCGGCAAATGGTCACTATTGAAGGAGTCGTTGGAAGTAGAGAGCGGCAAGCGAAACGACCGCCCTGCTCTCGCAGAGGCGCTGAAGCTCTGCAAGCGCCACAAGGCAACCCTCATCATCGCGAAACTGGACAGGCTCGCGAGAAACGTCGCATTCATCGCGAACCTCATGGAGAGCGGCGTTGAGTTCATCGCCGTGGATATGCCACAAGCAACGAAGTTCACAATTCACATCATGGCCGCAGTTGCCGAACAAGAAGCAGAGGCCATCTCCAAGCGCACCAAGGCAGCACTACAAGCCGCGAAGGAACGCGGCACAAGGCTAGGAGGCAGGCGCGTGTCTGTGGCCAAATTCGCGAAGATCGCAGTGGAGGGCCGCAAGATCGCGGCGGCAGTGCGGAGTAGGAACGCGGCATCCTACCGCGATGAAATCCTCCCCATCATCGGAGAGATTCAAACATCCGGCATCACGACTCTCAGCGGCATCGCGTCGGCGCTGAATGAACGCGGCGAGACAACCAGACGAGGCGGTCAATGGTCTGCTGTCCAGGTGATGCGCGTGCTGAATCCGGCCACCGCGTAA
- the ccsA gene encoding cytochrome c biogenesis protein CcsA gives MSASGKVLRVILTVVSLCLLGYGLVLALWVSPPDADQGNMIRAFYYHFPNWIGAGVFLPLNLLASVTYLYLRSKDDLLAMKADSLALATAEMGVLYCTLGMVTGSLWGRVAWGIWWAWDARLTTTLMLWLIYVSYLMIRRTTASSGRGVICAVLAIFGFVDIPIVYMSTRWWRTQHPAPVFGGEEGSGVAPTMQSAVWFNVLAWVAWGALIVSFRYATEYRRQKQEHERALRSISSTEGMAYGD, from the coding sequence GTGAGTGCGTCGGGCAAGGTGTTGCGAGTCATATTGACTGTGGTTAGCTTGTGCCTTCTAGGGTATGGCTTGGTGCTTGCTCTGTGGGTATCCCCTCCAGATGCGGACCAAGGAAACATGATTCGGGCCTTCTACTACCACTTTCCCAACTGGATAGGCGCGGGTGTGTTTCTTCCTCTCAATCTTCTGGCGTCCGTGACCTATCTCTATCTGCGTTCAAAAGACGATCTGCTCGCTATGAAAGCTGACTCCCTCGCTCTCGCGACTGCCGAGATGGGGGTACTCTATTGCACTTTGGGAATGGTCACTGGTTCACTCTGGGGACGAGTAGCGTGGGGCATTTGGTGGGCGTGGGACGCGAGGCTGACGACGACACTAATGCTCTGGTTGATTTACGTGAGCTATTTGATGATTAGGCGCACGACTGCTTCGTCAGGGCGCGGAGTCATCTGCGCAGTGTTAGCTATCTTCGGTTTTGTGGACATCCCAATCGTGTATATGTCTACGCGGTGGTGGCGTACACAGCACCCTGCGCCGGTCTTTGGTGGAGAAGAAGGTTCTGGCGTCGCTCCAACGATGCAGAGCGCTGTGTGGTTCAATGTTCTCGCGTGGGTCGCATGGGGAGCGTTGATTGTCTCCTTCCGTTATGCCACGGAGTACAGACGACAGAAGCAGGAACATGAGAGGGCGCTGCGTTCGATCAGTTCTACAGAAGGGATGGCATATGGTGACTAA
- a CDS encoding SOS response-associated peptidase — protein sequence MCGRYKRKGDKQRIAEEFHVQHGIEDIAMPPEDLNVTPYSTQPIVRDNRDDGQREMVMMRWGMVPFHTKMLESLKGRNMFNARAGSITTTGSWREAFKKRRCLVPASAFYEWDKIGTAQGKPFTLTLSDASMFAFAGIWDAWRDSRGDWLQSFAIVTTEPNEMMAQIHPRMPVILHRRDYDRWLSRDETERPPADLLRPFESEGMEMVPGGPTVSDTRRKGPMAFHTTTTAMLPNIEE from the coding sequence ATGTGCGGACGCTACAAACGCAAGGGTGACAAGCAGCGCATCGCTGAGGAATTCCATGTCCAGCACGGCATCGAAGACATCGCCATGCCCCCCGAAGACCTGAATGTCACCCCGTATAGTACGCAACCAATCGTCCGTGACAACCGTGACGACGGCCAGCGTGAGATGGTGATGATGCGGTGGGGGATGGTGCCGTTCCATACCAAGATGCTCGAATCCCTCAAGGGCCGGAATATGTTCAACGCCCGCGCTGGAAGCATCACGACCACAGGCTCATGGCGAGAGGCGTTCAAGAAGCGCCGATGCTTGGTTCCCGCGTCGGCTTTCTACGAGTGGGACAAGATCGGCACCGCTCAAGGCAAGCCCTTCACGTTGACGCTCTCCGACGCCTCCATGTTCGCCTTCGCAGGCATCTGGGATGCCTGGCGGGACAGCCGTGGCGACTGGCTACAGTCCTTTGCCATCGTGACCACTGAACCGAACGAGATGATGGCGCAGATACACCCACGAATGCCGGTCATCCTTCACCGGCGCGACTATGACCGTTGGTTATCGCGTGACGAGACGGAACGCCCACCGGCGGACCTACTTCGACCATTTGAGTCTGAAGGTATGGAGATGGTGCCCGGCGGCCCAACCGTATCGGATACGCGCCGCAAGGGGCCGATGGCCTTCCATACAACGACGACGGCGATGCTCCCGAACATCGAGGAGTAA
- a CDS encoding Abi-alpha family protein, protein MDETQELAKDLITGTISETTAKVLETEVSRNLLLPAAQEVGKMMGQVAEIARFYANDAAEKIFTKWSENRKGRPVTKEEYKRVLPLLPSVAFAIDDEMHDSWARLLQATSESRDGVLPSFGQTLSQLTPEEARFLDRIWKHVTAPNPYNSGKRFGRDELTLLDLRDLYRPQLNAPSPAEMRVLKSRMTAEQIEAFEEMTNFELIINDLERLALLEKVVKFGADSPSIHEIAGEKVSIPGRSGTMTRYALSQYGVNFIQAVRPPVGN, encoded by the coding sequence ATGGATGAGACGCAAGAATTAGCCAAAGACCTCATCACGGGAACCATCTCAGAGACGACTGCAAAGGTCTTGGAGACGGAGGTATCCCGTAACCTGCTCCTTCCCGCTGCACAAGAAGTTGGGAAGATGATGGGCCAAGTAGCAGAGATCGCACGCTTCTATGCCAATGATGCCGCTGAGAAGATTTTCACCAAGTGGAGCGAGAACCGTAAGGGGCGGCCCGTCACGAAGGAGGAGTACAAGCGTGTTTTGCCCTTGCTCCCTTCGGTTGCGTTCGCTATTGACGACGAGATGCACGATAGTTGGGCGCGTTTACTCCAAGCTACGAGTGAAAGCCGAGATGGTGTGCTCCCGTCTTTCGGTCAAACGCTTTCGCAACTGACACCGGAAGAAGCGCGTTTCTTAGATCGGATTTGGAAACATGTAACGGCTCCAAATCCTTACAACTCCGGCAAGAGATTCGGGAGAGACGAACTCACCCTCCTAGACCTTCGTGACCTCTACAGGCCTCAACTCAATGCGCCTAGCCCCGCCGAGATGAGAGTTCTTAAGAGCCGCATGACCGCCGAGCAGATCGAAGCGTTTGAAGAGATGACCAATTTCGAACTGATTATCAACGATCTTGAACGACTGGCCCTTCTGGAAAAGGTTGTGAAATTTGGCGCTGATAGCCCATCTATTCACGAGATTGCTGGCGAGAAGGTCTCGATTCCCGGTCGCAGCGGCACAATGACTAGATATGCCCTCTCTCAATACGGTGTCAACTTTATCCAGGCAGTACGTCCTCCGGTGGGAAATTGA